A stretch of DNA from Megalops cyprinoides isolate fMegCyp1 chromosome 17, fMegCyp1.pri, whole genome shotgun sequence:
GTGATGTAGGTTGCAGCTGATGTTTCAGTTCTCTATTCATTAATGTTACGTAATGCAGGTGCTGGTCAATGGTGGGAGACCTACAGACAGGTCAGCAGCTGTCACTTGGGCCATCCTGTGACTACAAGGGCACGATCATGCATGAGCTTCTGCATGCCCTGGGCTTTTACCATGAGCAGTCTCGCACAGACAGGGATGATTACATAGACATCTGGTATGATCAAGTCCTTCCTGGTAAGACTTGGTGTTTTCACGCATTCATAAGAATATCTGGTTGTTTGCCATAGTCCTCTACTTCATCTGattttcactgtctgttttttacCCTTTGCTTATGTTTTGCAGGCTTTGAACACAATTTTAACAAATACGACGACAGCTTAATAACTGACCAAAACACGCCTTATGACTATGAGTCGATCATGCATTATGGGCCGTATTCTTTCAACAAGGACCCGCGGTACCCAACAATCACAGCCAAGGATCCTGAGCTGACCACACTGCTGGGGCAATACAATGACTTCAGCAGCCTTGACTTACTCCGCCTCAACAGGATGTACAACTGCTGTGAGTTGCTCCTCTGTCAGTTCTGATACTGTTGTATGCTCATTCCTTGCAGTGTTTATTCATCTTTGCTGTCCATGTTTGTATTATTCCAGCGTCTTCACTCACGCTGTTGGACCAGTGTGCCTTCGAGGCCATCAACAGCTGCGGCATGATTCAGAACCCCAACGACGATGCTGATTGGGCACGCACAAAGAGCACACCCGAGTCACATGACCATACTCTGATTGGCCAGTGCAGGGGTGAGATTAAATTAGTCTTTTATGCAAGCTAATacaaaggcaaacaaaacataataaaatgaaaatcaactTCATGTCAGTGACAGACTTCACAGCATTTAAGCTTCTTTTTTGACTTAGCATTTTTTGGCATGAGAGCATAGTAACCACTTCAGGGAAACTGATTCCACTTGTATTGAGCAGCAAGTTattgtcaaaataataaataaaataataatataataaaataataataaatattccTTAATTGAAATTATGCAGATGCAGGATTCTTCATGTACTTTGACACGGGCAGTGGGCGGTCGGGAGACTCTGCCTTTCTGGTGTCAAGGACCCTGTACCCAAAGCGGAAACTGCAGTGCCTACAGTTCTTCTACAAGATGACGGGGAGCCCAAAGGACAAGCTAGTGATCTGGGTGCGAAGAGAAGACGGAAAGGGGAATGTCCTGAGCACAGTTGCGGCAGGAACAATCATTGGTGAGCACAGTACACCTTAATACACTCTTGAACTGTGGGGTAAAACACACTAATGGAACAGAGCAGGGGTCTAGGGTGTTTCAAAAGATGCATgtcaattacattacattacatcatttagcagaagctcttacccAGATGTCCAAGATTTGCACACTTTGCATGCTGTGCACATTAGTCATTTtgcattcaagttaaatgaaccTAATGCCAAGTGTTACATTCTCCTTTACATGAACAAAATAACAGTtagaaatgtgtgaaattactGAAACAAATAGCTTTCTAATTTCAAACAATCCACTGAAGAGTTCTTAGCTAGTGTTCTAGCACACACTAGTTTGGTGCAGTTTAATTCAGCAAAATTCAGCGAAATTTCAAGATGCATTTCTCTCAGTTTATCTCTAAGTGATATGTATCACTGTGTATACTTTGTCATCACATTTTCTGATGTTTCACTCTAATACATTTCAACCAATAATATTTACAGAAGTTTAAGAAATAACCAGAAATTGATGGAAAATCAGACTTTGATCTGAGTTTTCACTCTGGTGAGCTGAGCTGGTAACCCTGTGCTGCTGAGCTCCAGTACATGACAGTTGTCtccatggaaaatgtttttgtcaggCGATGATGACCGCTCGTGGAAAATTGCCCACGTTCCCTTGAAGGCGGATGGAAAATTCCGCTATGCGTTCCAGGGGATCAGAGGAGATCCAGCTTATTCCGCGGGAGGGGTCTTCATCGATGACATAAGCCTAGCAGAGACCCGCTGTCCCAGTGGCACATGGAGGATCAAGAACTTCAGCCAATACATCAAGGCGTACGGTGTTGGGGAGTACATCCAGAGCCCTCGCTTCTACAGCCCAGAGGGGTACGGCTTCGGCATCCAGCTCTTGCCCAACTCCTACTCACAGGGGTACATAGGAGCCTTCTTCCACCTGACCAGTGGGGACAACGATGACCTCTTGCAGTGGCCTGCGGGAAACAGACAGGTCACCATCACTGTCCTGGACCAAGACCCTGACATCAGACTTAGGCAGTCATTCTCTTTCAGCTTTACCACAGATGGCAAACAACTTATACCAGGTGGgtagttaaaacaaaaaaaacagacctcaGTGAGACACCTGCCAGAATCAAAAACTAAGACTGATGCACAGAGTAGATGAACAGCACTCACTGGAAAACATGTTAGCATTTTCTCTGATGGTGTTCTTAATTTGAACCTGTCTCAGCTCAAGGCCAGTCCAAAGGCTATTTCTTATGATGAAGGATTTCATTTGTTATGGCTCTTCTTTCAGGTTCAAACACCTTGTATTGGGACAAGCCCTCACTCACAGGGACCTATGACCCCTCATGTGATTGCTATCGCAGTTGGACATGGGGGTGGAATGCTTTCTTCTCTCACTATGACCTCAACAGGAGGAACTACCTGAAAAACGATGACCTTATTCTCTTCATCGAGTTTGAAGGTGAatactccccctccctcctgcaaAGCAACATACTCTAACATGATGAAGCAATCAAAGtaattaaagttttattttttggtgatGGAAGAATAAGGTCTTATGCACCAAAAATGGTTGGCACTGTCATGTGTTTCAAGTGACTCACTGATATGAACCAAACATACTTTTGCTGTTAAACGCAGTCTTTTGATTTCATTAAACAgtgcagtgactgacagcatgtggtagctccacccattatgtgGCTCCTGAATATTAACTGCGCACATCATCACTAATATTCTTCTGTCATGTCAGAAAGATAACCATTGTAACCGGGGAATAAGATTAAATCTAAAGTAAAATGACACTTGTATAGAAGGGATAAACAAATCAAGCCTAAATGTGTTATGTCTGTGTTGTGCCCATTCTGCAGTGGGACACttaacattgtcttttttttttaacttcaagATCTTACTCCATTGATCAAAACTGAGGTTCCAATCAAGCCCCAGTCTCAGCCTGTTCAGCAGTCACAGCATTAAAAACACTATACTTACTGTAAACAGGAGTGCAAGGTAAGGTACTACAATGCGGCACTAGATATTGTAGAAAATAATATTCTAATTATATGAAAGCTAAGTAAACAGACCATAGGGTGCAACGCTTATATTGTATTGTCACAAGCAAAGCTAATGGCACATAGGGGAAtaaaaacttatttttaatgttatatatGAGCATTATGTCTAATACTCATTTACTAAGAAACAATCAAAGCAAAGgcatgaaacaaacacaaaagctttAACACTAATGCACCTaatttctccttttcattttgaacagGGCTTCAGATCGGACCTGAAATGTGACAGACCtacttttaatcatttttatttctatagCATTTGATTGACTTGAACAAAAAATTTCTCTTCTGTACTTTCTGTACATTGTAATGGACAActtggaaaacaatgaaaacttCAATGTATGTCAGAATCCATTGTCagatacattaaatattaatctaGCAAACCCCaagcggtgtgtgtgttgttttggatATTTTTTCACTCACTTGGAAAACATGTAAGATGAAGCCCCTGCTGTACCTGAATGAAAGCCTAGTTTTTGTAAGGAAAAGTATACCATCAGGAACCAAAAGAATACCATCACAAAACGCAAATGGGTATAGCACGTGAAATTAATACCTGGCTCTACAGCACAACAAACCCTAAACTGCTGCCAAACCACtttatatatttactttatatatACATCATACTTGTCATGTCCATTACATAACCCCTGTCCTCACAGCATGAGAGTAATATAACTGAATGTGATCACATGGCATTCTCTTTGAGCCAGAACACAGTACATTTCACTCTGGCCTGTCTCCTGCTTTTGAGCACCACAAAGAGGCTGAATATGTCATTTCACTTTGTAGACTAAGGTTGCTATTTTGTGCTTCTCATAAGTGTTTGTTACTTAGCAACCTATAAACTCTactcttgttttgtgtttagaATTTCATTGACTGGCGTATgttatgatatatgatatatatcgcttttgataaaagcgtctgctgaatgaataaatgtaaatgtaaatgtaaatatatgtttgtGAAACCCATGAGTTTCATTGCTGAATGGAACATCCAGGCTGGTAGCAGCTATAAACAGAACACTGTTACAAAAGATTGATTGTAATGATAATTTTAATAGTACAAACCCACGTGCATGAAATGACCATCAGACAGACCTTTGCAGTACAATTGAAATTATTCACATTAATGTCATAAATCGTTTGATAATCGTGTAAAAGTAAAATGATAAGAAAACTTgctgataaaacatttttgacaccAGCGATTTTTTCTTGTGATATCCAGTTCAAAGTACATCCAGATCTCCTGTTTTATGTTGGTGTTTATGATGCCATGAAACCACATGTCTTGCTTCTCTGGACTAAGCATGGTCTCCTTCAATTTATCATTTAGAAGCATAGCATTCATTGTGCTTCTTATATTCAAGGTatgttcatttgtaaaatgtgataagatgtaataatttaatgtcTAATAAGTGTGTTTTTGGGATTCTAATCATCTGTTTAACTTTTAGGTCCATGCGATTCCAGCAGTCTACGGTATGGACACAATTATGCTTCcaatcattttaaattctaaaaCAATGTCTCATTAAACAGATGTAATTTTGactgcaaattaatttttacataaGCCTTATACtttaacattttctctttttggtgAATAGATGATGAAGCAGACAAGGGGGAGTTACGGGATGATATTCCAGACATAAATCTTGGTAAAGTGCTCttcaaaaataactgattaCAATGGTCATGTAACACATTCTCTGTTAATTCTATTATTattctctgcacacacacagcctgaccAGCCTGTTCATTATTTCCCAAACATGTGTCATTCActtaaatacaaatatcacatttatgATATATTCAGTGAACATATACGCATTATATTGTATAGTGAGTAAAGGTATGGACGTATGAGGCAATTTCATGACTCtaattactgtatttcagtCCTACTGATACCATTATGCTATGGCAAATTATCAGTCCAATCAGACTTCACTGATGTCCACAAACAACAAATATCTACATTTGAAAAATTACCCTCATATATAAATGACTTCTTGTAACACTGGTGACCTTACATTTCAGAATCTAAGAGAGAATTGTTTGAAGGGGACATTGCAGGTGATGTAAGTTAATGATTTAAGTACACAAATCTACTTTACAGCACAGTATGTGACTAAAAAGGACTATAGTATTTAGTTCATTCACTGTTGTAATTGTTTTCACAGCCAAAACGAAATGCAATCCTG
This window harbors:
- the LOC118792496 gene encoding meprin A subunit alpha-like; this translates as MRLAGILCFVGLVSLSSTFTIRRFSKTKSFAIDQDEQKRRDIPFINSEMKTLAVEGDMVLPPGRNALVNPAYRWKFPIPYILADSLDLNAKGVIFQAFEMYRLKSCVDFKPYEGEKSFIKFEKLDGCWSMVGDLQTGQQLSLGPSCDYKGTIMHELLHALGFYHEQSRTDRDDYIDIWYDQVLPGFEHNFNKYDDSLITDQNTPYDYESIMHYGPYSFNKDPRYPTITAKDPELTTLLGQYNDFSSLDLLRLNRMYNCSSSLTLLDQCAFEAINSCGMIQNPNDDADWARTKSTPESHDHTLIGQCRDAGFFMYFDTGSGRSGDSAFLVSRTLYPKRKLQCLQFFYKMTGSPKDKLVIWVRREDGKGNVLSTVAAGTIIGDDDRSWKIAHVPLKADGKFRYAFQGIRGDPAYSAGGVFIDDISLAETRCPSGTWRIKNFSQYIKAYGVGEYIQSPRFYSPEGYGFGIQLLPNSYSQGYIGAFFHLTSGDNDDLLQWPAGNRQVTITVLDQDPDIRLRQSFSFSFTTDGKQLIPGSNTLYWDKPSLTGTYDPSCDCYRSWTWGWNAFFSHYDLNRRNYLKNDDLILFIEFEDLTPLIKTEVPIKPQSQPVQQSQH